The genomic DNA CAAAAACGGGAACGCTACATCACGTGCACCAATTTGAAGTGGTACAGCGGCGTTCATAAATGCAAACACGAGTGGCATAGCTGCGAGGAAAATCATTGTTGTACCGTGCATGGTTAATACTTGATTATAAGCATCCCCAACAAGAAAAGCGTTGTTAGGAATCGCTAATTGAAGGCGAATAAATAAAGCTTCTATTCCGCCTATTATAAAAAACAATCCACCTGCAATTAAATAGAGAATGGCAATCTTTTTATGGTCTACTGTCGTTAAATAATCCCATATGACAGCACCCATCCCCTGTTTTTTTGCTACAGAACTCACGTTTTCAACCTCCCCTTCGCGAATAATCCCTCTTTACTTTTCAACTTTTAACGTTTGTAAGTATGCATTTAATGCATCAATTTGATCATCCGTTAAGTTGCCATATTTACCAGTCATTTTATTTCCTGGTTTCATATTTTCAGGATCTTTCAGCCATTTTTTTAAGTTTTCTTCATTGTTTTCGGCAATGCCGGCAACTGTATCGCGATCCGCAAAGTTTGCTAAGTTTGGTGCGATACGAGCGGAAGGTGGTCTACTATCATTAGATCCAACTGCGTGACAACCAATACAGCTTTTATTAAATATTTCTTGGCCCTCTTGCGCCTTTGTTGAAGCTACTTCTTTCTTCCCATCAATCTTCTTCATATCAGCAAGCCACTTTTTGTACTCGCTTTCATCTAAAGCTTTCACTTTGAATTGCATTAAAGAATGTGATGGGCCGCAAAATTCTGTACAAAAACCATTATAAGTGCCCGATTTATCTGCCTTTAACCACATTTTGTTCACATTGTCTGTATTTGTATCCATTTTTCCAGCTAAAGACGGAACCCAAAATGAGTGTTTAATATCGGCACCCTTCAAATTCAAATACACTTTCTTACCTGTGGGGATGACTAAATCTTGAGAAGTTACTATTTTTTCTGATTTATAAGAAAATTCCCACCAATAAAGATTCGCTGTTACATCAACAACGATAGTATCTTTATCAATATTCTTTTTCTCCATCGCACTTACATCAGCAAGTTTGAATGTATATGTAACCGTCGGAACAGCTAAGATTAGTAAAAGAATAATCGGAATAACTGTCCATATAATTTCTAGCTTGTGATTCCCTTCAACTTGCTCTGGAATATAATCTTCCTGACCTTTCTTTTGTCGGAAACGCACAATTACATACAAGAAAATAATAGTAACTACTAGTACTACTCCTACCATGATTGCACTCGCTAATAAGAGCAAATCATATTGCATTTTTGCTACTTCTCCTTGCGGAATTAAAGTAGATTGAAAGGCTTTACCGCATCCCCCTAACAGTAAAGCCAGCAGTGAAACGAACGAAAGCAGTCGCCACTGTTTCTTCATACAAACAACCCCCACTTTCCTTGTGAATTAGATTGTACTTTATAGTTAAGTAAAGTAAATCTCAACGTAAAGAAATCCAATTATGTCGTTGTCTTAGAAGAATGTAACTACAATCATTAATACAAATAAGATTGTTAAATAATTTAGGGAATAAACAAACATTTGTACAGACCATTTGATGTCATCTTGCTTACGGAAGCCATAAAATCCTAAAACGATCCAACCGATGTTAAGCAATGTTGCAATTACCATAAATGTTATCCCTAGTCCACTCATATAAAATGGTAGTGGTAATAAACATACTGTCCAAATCATAATTTGGCGTTTCGTAATTTCAAATCCATGAACTACAGGAAGCATTGGAATTCCTGCATTTCGATATTCATCAACACGTTTCATCGCTAATGCAAGGAAATGTGGGATTTGCCAAATAAACATAATTAAAAATAGCATCCAAGCAATTGGATGGCCTAAAGATGGATCGATTGCTGCCCATCCAATTAAAGGTGGAACTGCCCCAGATATACTACCTACAACAGTATTTAGTGTATACTTTCTCTTTGTCCATAAAGTATATAGAACAACATATGTGAAAGCACCAATAAATCCCATTAACACTGCCATTGGTGTTGTTAATAATAAAAATACAAACCCAAGAAGTAATATAACTAATCCAAATGTAAGTGCAAATCCTGG from Bacillus basilensis includes the following:
- the coxB gene encoding cytochrome c oxidase subunit II, with product MKKQWRLLSFVSLLALLLGGCGKAFQSTLIPQGEVAKMQYDLLLLASAIMVGVVLVVTIIFLYVIVRFRQKKGQEDYIPEQVEGNHKLEIIWTVIPIILLLILAVPTVTYTFKLADVSAMEKKNIDKDTIVVDVTANLYWWEFSYKSEKIVTSQDLVIPTGKKVYLNLKGADIKHSFWVPSLAGKMDTNTDNVNKMWLKADKSGTYNGFCTEFCGPSHSLMQFKVKALDESEYKKWLADMKKIDGKKEVASTKAQEGQEIFNKSCIGCHAVGSNDSRPPSARIAPNLANFADRDTVAGIAENNEENLKKWLKDPENMKPGNKMTGKYGNLTDDQIDALNAYLQTLKVEK
- the ctaB gene encoding protoheme IX farnesyltransferase; this encodes MNHATTELHDESAVTSVPETTRLQDLKALVKMGIVNSNTLTVFTGFWLALHFNGLSVMDNLDKLFFTIVGSGLVMAGVCCLNNYIDRDIDPLMERTKTRPTVTGKYKPGFALTFGLVILLLGFVFLLLTTPMAVLMGFIGAFTYVVLYTLWTKRKYTLNTVVGSISGAVPPLIGWAAIDPSLGHPIAWMLFLIMFIWQIPHFLALAMKRVDEYRNAGIPMLPVVHGFEITKRQIMIWTVCLLPLPFYMSGLGITFMVIATLLNIGWIVLGFYGFRKQDDIKWSVQMFVYSLNYLTILFVLMIVVTFF